ttatttttatactattaagaagaaagaatcttTCTCTATAGAAATGTAGAGTAATCAGATACTGatctttttacataatttcagtttatatagaattatttttttataatactattgccataaaaaattttgtatctaactaaagaatttgttttataattctgTATGTGTATAGTGTTGAGCTTTAAAGTCATTGGGGTGAATAAATACTCCTTCTGTTGTTACCCATTCAACATGAGGAGACCTAGCAGAATATTCACCCACTACTTCAGTCTGACCAGTAATAGGATTACCATAAACTCTTCCACTTACTGCTAAGTATctgtagaataaaaatatttttaatatttcaaaaattctttcttagaTACAaccataaaaatatggaaaacttACGTATCTGTATCTACATGATTTAACATAACAGGTTCATCTCTCTTCCAAAATTCAATCTGACATACTAAAAGCCAATTGTCGCCATTGTCACCTTCTCCCTTGTTGTCACCGTAAGCAGATATTTCTTGTTTACCACTAAGTGGTGAACTAACACGATGTGAATGaagatttttttttgttgctaTATGTTCTAGTCTTATAATATCTCCACATTTGATCGgtgttctattaaaaattgcaattattgttaaaagataaattatatattaccaTCTTAGGTTCTTACCCTCTAGTACACTGTTTCTTTGTTCCTGCTTTTACAAGCCAATAAGAATTTCCATCTTCTTTTGCTGAAGTTCCTGTTACTGATTGTTGACCACTTCCACTTCCATACTTTATGTCATGAGAATGTAATCTTACTTTATAATCCacattcattaattttaaagtagAACCACATGTCACATGTTGTGTTCCTTTAgctgtatatatacatattctcttatttataaacatgCAATAACTTTTCTTAAGAACAATGTGCAATTAAATCACATAAATACTTTGtgtgtaatataatacaatcgtagtaatacattaaaatgaataatatttacaaagatacttaattataaaattttgattaatataaaaaagaaaacaaaagaaaataggttagcagaaaaaaatatcaatgaatttaataaactattctataataataatataatttagaataataaatctaaaaaatttttcaaagtataagatatactaatttattaactttatttaaaatattagtaatattttgaaatatataccACTGTATTTGATTTTGACGTTTCAAAGAaagcataataaatattaatatacctTTTACAGAACTTGTCCAGAGTATAACTATcacgaatgaaattacaaatgagaaataaatgaaattttctttcatttttaaaacaataataaagtgCTCAATCTGCAAAGAAATAGATACCGAAGGTTCAATATACGCCTGTACATCTATGTTCGTGTTAACTTCCTATTGGTGTATGCTTAGACCATAAGAGTGTATGTAATGTGGCTAACGCAGTGGTTCTCAACCTTTTTACAACCGTaagttacatatttataatttattaaatactgaCACAGATGAAACATTgtctatgaaaaaaaatatatacttgaaaattagtaaaaaataaagagagaaaaacaatatacaatatgaaaaaaagagggaaaactgcaatgcaaaaaaataattttagaaataaatgtacattaaaattactttatattcatgtttattatgcaaatattttataaaacaatactttctattcttattttaaagaatagtAAAATTACTGGATAGTTCATAAatctatgtaaaataattcatatggAAAACATTTGTATTGTgctaaaaattcaatatctttGGAATTACGTTTTTATATTGGAATaactttttactaaaattaatcatcattttataaaattgcatttgagaaaatgcaataaattgcaatttaatatacaaatttgaaaGCTAACTATTTTGTTACATACAGATCTTTCAATAATAGCACAATattacttctttttatataataaaatgtcttaattatattcccttaattggtatatatatatacatatacatatatcccaacatcgtataacatttagcgtgaaaaatattttgtaaaagtcATACAATTAATGCACAATGTCTATATTTGATTATAGAATGTTAGGAATGAAGTGCCATGAGCAGACATTCAAATCTgctttcttatttaaataattcttatttaattgtacaaatGTATCAAGGAACTGTCCAAGCATTCTCAAAATACATTATGTATTGTGGTTTAATGATCAATAATGAACACATGCCAATTAATACTCAACAACTTTTGGACGGGTTTTAACATAAACATATGCTGCTATTACAACAAATATTGCAGCAATGGTTGGTAACACAACTGTAAAAACACGCTGTTTGTTCTCTAgaaattcctttttcctttctttcttctgtttatttgtttcttttgtctttcctTTCAATTGACGCATCTTCTTGCtgtaaacaaaatatacattaatgACACTTAGTAATGAAATAAACTCACCGTctcttttgtaaataaatcgataattaaCTATAATTctagaagaatattaattagagaaatgcctaaatattcttaaataattgCTAACGAAAATTAATGTATGTAACTTTTTATGACTTAATTCAAAATCTTGAAAGTGTTACTAATCACAAATGTCAATTTTTACGaatggtatatttattatttcagtcCTACTATCGAGTTTATTTCccgaaatatgaaataacaaagTAAACTAAGTAGATTTCTGTTGCATATGTTTATGACAATTTTAAATGCTATTAACGTGCACTTCATAATAAACGgaaatagtaaatttataCACTCTACTACGAATGGataaacatacaaattttaaataccttcaataattaaaataataaaatatttaaaaacttcaaAAGCTCGTTTTAGTATTCTCAAGCAATCGAGAAAAGCAGATTTGCGTACATGacacgtaataaaataatgctacCCTACCAATCGCAATTCCTGTCACTTCCGTATAGAGGTACTCAATTGAACTACGTTAATCAGTATAATTGATTCAAACCATACAACTTTATGCAACATATCCTTAATACACTCTTTCAATACATAAGTACATCaaatcagaaatattttattaaagaaaagtttta
This sequence is a window from Bombus pyrosoma isolate SC7728 linkage group LG10, ASM1482585v1, whole genome shotgun sequence. Protein-coding genes within it:
- the LOC122571317 gene encoding stromal cell-derived factor 2-like protein 1, whose translation is MKENFIYFSFVISFVIVILWTSSVKAKGTQHVTCGSTLKLMNVDYKVRLHSHDIKYGSGSGQQSVTGTSAKEDGNSYWLVKAGTKKQCTRGTPIKCGDIIRLEHIATKKNLHSHRVSSPLSGKQEISAYGDNKGEGDNGDNWLLVCQIEFWKRDEPVMLNHVDTDTYLAVSGRVYGNPITGQTEVVGEYSARSPHVEWVTTEGVFIHPNDFKAQHYTHTEL